The following proteins come from a genomic window of Pyxidicoccus sp. MSG2:
- a CDS encoding KpsF/GutQ family sugar-phosphate isomerase: MARAPRSAAKKPRLRALPGRPAQAPASDAEATLAYARGVLEAEARAILNVTERLGDAFLRAVTLVRECTGQVVVTGMGKAGHIGQKLSATLASTGIRSVYLHPAEAVHGDLGRVGRGDVILALSNSGSTEELVRLLPAFKRMATPVIALTGDAESPLARGAELVLDIGPIEEACPMGLVPTASTAALHALGDALAMAVLRSRPFGTEDYALLHPGGKLGRSVQRVFELMRSGPANPLVLDTAPLSQVVGVMTKTPGRPGAACVVDKAGMLVGIFTDGDLRRRVEGGLTDFTIPVRDVMGKHPRCVTPETLVLTATAQMRELKVDQLPVVDAEGHAVGLLDVQDLLAAKFV; encoded by the coding sequence ATGGCCCGCGCCCCCCGCTCCGCCGCCAAGAAGCCCCGCCTGCGCGCCCTCCCCGGCCGCCCTGCCCAGGCTCCTGCCTCTGACGCCGAGGCCACGCTCGCCTACGCGAGGGGCGTGCTGGAGGCCGAGGCCCGCGCCATCCTCAACGTCACGGAGCGCCTGGGCGACGCGTTCCTCCGCGCCGTGACGTTGGTGCGCGAGTGCACGGGCCAGGTGGTCGTCACCGGCATGGGGAAGGCGGGCCACATCGGCCAGAAGCTGTCCGCCACGCTGGCGTCCACGGGCATCCGCTCGGTGTACCTGCACCCGGCGGAAGCGGTGCACGGAGACCTGGGCCGCGTGGGGCGCGGGGACGTCATCCTCGCCCTGTCCAACAGCGGCTCCACCGAGGAGCTGGTGCGGCTGCTGCCCGCCTTCAAGCGCATGGCCACGCCCGTCATCGCCCTCACCGGCGACGCGGAGAGCCCACTCGCGCGTGGCGCGGAGCTGGTGCTGGACATCGGGCCCATTGAAGAGGCCTGCCCCATGGGGCTGGTGCCCACCGCGTCCACCGCGGCGCTGCATGCGCTGGGAGACGCGCTGGCCATGGCGGTGCTGCGCTCGCGGCCCTTCGGCACGGAGGACTACGCGCTCTTGCACCCGGGCGGGAAGCTGGGGCGCTCCGTGCAGCGGGTGTTCGAGTTGATGCGCAGCGGCCCCGCCAACCCGCTGGTGCTGGACACCGCACCGCTGTCGCAGGTGGTGGGCGTGATGACGAAGACGCCGGGCCGGCCGGGCGCCGCGTGCGTGGTGGACAAGGCCGGGATGCTGGTGGGCATCTTCACCGACGGCGACTTGCGCCGCCGCGTGGAGGGCGGCCTCACCGACTTCACCATTCCGGTGCGCGACGTCATGGGCAAGCACCCGCGCTGCGTGACGCCGGAGACGCTGGTGCTCACCGCCACCGCGCAGATGCGCGAGCTGAAGGTGGACCAGCTCCCCGTCGTGGACGCGGAAGGCCACGCCGTGGGCCTGCTCGACGTGCAGGATTTGCTGGCCGCGAAGTTCGTCTGA
- the dapB gene encoding 4-hydroxy-tetrahydrodipicolinate reductase → MIRTVITGVTGRMGSTLLRLARDAEDLQVVGATERPGGAAVGLDAGLAARQGALEVQVVDDLARALDAAKADVVIDFTSAEVSVAHAKVCAARGVALVVGSTGFTPETTAALAGSAKSIPVVAAPNMSVGVNVVFRMAAELARVLGQGFDVEVMEAHHRMKKDAPSGTALRLAEVLAGALGRSQEDLTFARHGMVGARPANEIGVQTLRGGDVVGEHTVYFFGEGERIELTHRATSRDQFALGALRAARWAVGRAPGLYDMADVLGFQRTA, encoded by the coding sequence ATGATTCGCACCGTCATCACCGGAGTCACCGGCCGCATGGGCAGCACGTTGCTGCGCCTGGCGCGGGACGCGGAAGACCTGCAGGTGGTGGGCGCCACGGAGCGCCCGGGCGGCGCCGCCGTGGGGCTGGATGCGGGGCTCGCCGCGCGGCAGGGGGCGCTGGAGGTGCAGGTGGTGGACGACCTGGCCAGGGCGCTGGACGCGGCGAAGGCGGACGTCGTCATCGACTTCACCAGCGCCGAGGTGAGCGTGGCCCACGCGAAGGTGTGCGCGGCGCGCGGCGTGGCGCTGGTGGTGGGCTCCACCGGCTTCACGCCGGAGACCACCGCGGCCCTGGCCGGGAGCGCGAAGTCCATCCCCGTGGTGGCCGCGCCCAACATGTCGGTGGGCGTCAACGTGGTGTTCCGCATGGCGGCGGAGCTGGCGCGGGTGCTGGGGCAGGGCTTCGACGTGGAGGTGATGGAGGCGCACCACCGCATGAAGAAGGACGCGCCCAGCGGCACCGCGCTGCGGCTGGCGGAGGTGCTGGCCGGGGCACTGGGGCGCTCGCAGGAGGACCTCACCTTCGCGCGCCACGGCATGGTGGGCGCGCGGCCCGCGAATGAGATTGGCGTGCAGACGCTGCGGGGCGGGGACGTGGTGGGCGAGCACACGGTTTACTTCTTCGGCGAGGGCGAGCGCATCGAGCTCACCCACCGGGCCACCAGTCGGGACCAGTTCGCCCTGGGGGCGCTGCGCGCCGCGCGCTGGGCGGTGGGCCGGGCGCCAGGGCTCTACGACATGGCCGACGTGCTAGGCTTCCAGAGGACCGCATGA
- a CDS encoding fumarylacetoacetate hydrolase family protein yields the protein MTNARYCRFLHEGRAHHGRVEGNEVVVLNAAPWAGGKDTGIRRSLAGLTLLVPSDASKVVCIGQNYRKHAEEMGKPVPPEPLIFIKPSTALNGMGSPIRIPKASQEVHYEAELALVIGERVRNADEATAARAIWGLTCFNDVTARDIQKREIQHTRAKGYDTFACAGPWAVTGLSAGDLRIVCRVNGQVRQDSRTSDMIFSPARLVSFISQGMTLLPGDLVSTGTPSGVGKLEAGDTVEVEVEGIGTLVNPVEMEP from the coding sequence ATGACGAACGCGCGCTATTGCCGCTTCCTGCACGAGGGCCGTGCGCACCACGGCCGTGTCGAGGGCAACGAGGTGGTGGTCCTCAACGCCGCGCCCTGGGCGGGCGGGAAGGACACGGGCATCCGCCGCTCGCTGGCGGGGCTGACGCTGCTGGTGCCGTCGGACGCATCGAAGGTCGTCTGCATCGGCCAGAACTACCGCAAGCACGCGGAGGAGATGGGCAAGCCCGTCCCGCCCGAGCCGCTCATCTTCATCAAGCCCTCCACCGCCCTCAACGGCATGGGCTCGCCCATCCGCATTCCGAAGGCGAGCCAGGAGGTGCACTACGAGGCGGAGCTGGCGCTCGTCATCGGTGAGCGCGTGCGCAACGCCGACGAGGCGACGGCCGCGCGCGCCATCTGGGGCCTCACCTGCTTCAACGACGTGACGGCGCGAGACATCCAGAAGCGCGAAATCCAGCACACGCGCGCCAAGGGCTACGACACCTTCGCCTGCGCCGGGCCGTGGGCGGTGACGGGCCTGTCCGCCGGAGACTTGCGGATTGTCTGCCGGGTGAACGGGCAGGTGCGCCAGGACAGCCGGACGTCCGACATGATCTTCAGCCCCGCTCGCCTGGTGTCCTTCATCTCCCAGGGAATGACGCTGCTGCCCGGCGACCTGGTGAGCACGGGGACGCCGTCGGGGGTGGGGAAGCTGGAGGCGGGGGACACGGTGGAGGTGGAGGTCGAGGGAATCGGGACCCTGGTCAACCCGGTTGAGATGGAGCCGTGA
- the folK gene encoding 2-amino-4-hydroxy-6-hydroxymethyldihydropteridine diphosphokinase: MSDTVYVGLGSNEGDREAHLVAALTALSRIDAVAVLSCSSLFDSAPVGPPQPRYLNAVVALECGLSPQRLLCILQQIEKDLGRQRELRWGPRTIDLDILLWEGQVVADPNLQVPHLELHKRRFALEPLAELAPEQKHPVMGATVKELLGKLAPQDVRRSEATWWPDASYSSNDS, encoded by the coding sequence GTGAGCGACACCGTCTATGTGGGGCTGGGTTCCAACGAAGGTGACCGCGAGGCCCACCTCGTTGCCGCCCTGACCGCGCTGTCCCGCATCGACGCGGTGGCGGTGCTGAGCTGTTCCTCTCTCTTCGACAGCGCCCCCGTGGGGCCGCCGCAGCCGCGCTACCTCAACGCCGTGGTGGCGCTGGAGTGCGGCCTGTCGCCCCAGCGGCTGCTGTGCATCCTCCAGCAGATAGAGAAGGACCTGGGGCGCCAGCGCGAGCTGCGCTGGGGGCCGCGCACCATCGACCTGGACATCCTCCTCTGGGAGGGGCAGGTGGTGGCCGACCCGAACCTCCAGGTGCCCCATCTGGAGCTGCACAAGCGCCGCTTCGCGCTCGAACCGCTGGCCGAGCTGGCCCCGGAGCAGAAGCATCCGGTGATGGGCGCCACGGTGAAGGAGCTCCTCGGGAAACTCGCCCCGCAGGATGTCCGCAGGAGCGAGGCCACCTGGTGGCCCGATGCGAGCTACTCGAGCAACGACTCATGA
- a CDS encoding acyl-CoA dehydrogenase family protein: MEFQLTDAQRALQEAARKYAREVVRPKAAHYDETATFPRDLLSTAWELGLLNMAIPSEYGGVGLSHLEQVIVAEELSWGCAGVATSIIANDLANLPIILHGTEDQKKRLLGHFSERVKFSSFCLTEPEAGSDVANMQTTARREGDHYVLNGAKCFITNGGQAEQYTVFATLDKAKKHKGITCFVVEGRPKGLTPSKHENKMGQRASETVSLTFEDVRVPVANRIGEEGQGFAVAMATLDNSRPLTAMFSVGIARAALEYSMEYASQRKTFGKPIIEHQAIQFMIADMAMNTHAARMLTYESAWLLDEGKRNTLQSSYAKSFAADMAMKVATDAVQVYGGYGYIKDYPVEKLMRDAKLIQVYEGTSQVQRLVIARELFK; the protein is encoded by the coding sequence ATGGAATTCCAGCTCACCGACGCCCAGCGCGCACTCCAGGAAGCGGCGCGCAAGTACGCCCGCGAGGTGGTGCGCCCCAAGGCCGCGCACTACGACGAGACGGCCACCTTCCCCAGGGACCTGTTGTCCACCGCGTGGGAGTTGGGCCTGTTGAACATGGCCATCCCCTCCGAGTACGGCGGCGTGGGCCTGTCCCACCTGGAGCAGGTCATCGTCGCGGAGGAGCTGAGCTGGGGCTGTGCCGGCGTGGCGACGTCCATCATCGCCAACGACCTGGCCAACCTGCCCATCATCCTCCACGGCACCGAGGACCAGAAGAAGCGCCTGCTGGGCCACTTCTCCGAGCGGGTGAAGTTCTCGTCCTTCTGCCTCACGGAGCCGGAGGCGGGCAGCGACGTGGCCAACATGCAGACCACCGCGCGCCGCGAGGGGGACCACTACGTCCTCAACGGCGCCAAGTGCTTCATCACCAACGGCGGCCAGGCCGAGCAGTACACGGTGTTCGCGACGCTGGACAAGGCGAAGAAGCACAAGGGGATTACGTGCTTCGTGGTGGAGGGCCGTCCCAAGGGCCTGACCCCCAGCAAGCACGAGAACAAGATGGGCCAGCGCGCCAGCGAGACGGTGTCGCTGACCTTCGAGGACGTGCGCGTCCCGGTGGCCAACCGCATCGGTGAAGAGGGCCAGGGCTTCGCCGTGGCCATGGCCACGCTGGACAACAGCCGCCCGCTCACCGCCATGTTCTCCGTGGGCATCGCCCGCGCCGCGCTCGAGTACTCCATGGAGTACGCCAGCCAGCGCAAGACGTTCGGCAAGCCCATCATCGAGCACCAGGCCATCCAGTTCATGATCGCCGACATGGCCATGAACACCCACGCGGCCCGCATGCTCACCTACGAGAGCGCGTGGCTCCTGGACGAGGGCAAGCGCAACACCCTCCAGTCCAGCTACGCCAAGAGCTTCGCCGCGGACATGGCCATGAAGGTCGCCACCGACGCGGTGCAGGTCTACGGCGGCTACGGCTACATCAAGGACTACCCCGTGGAGAAGCTGATGCGCGACGCCAAGCTCATCCAGGTCTACGAGGGCACCAGCCAGGTCCAGCGGCTCGTCATCGCTCGCGAACTGTTCAAGTAG
- the dapA gene encoding 4-hydroxy-tetrahydrodipicolinate synthase produces the protein MRTFEGSMTALATPFRDGAFDEQAYRALVRYQIEGGTSVLIPMGTTGESVTMTPDERARAVKVAVEESKGRAAVVGGAGSNSTAEAIEGVKRVRETGADGTLIVTPYYNKPTQAGLVEHFRAIARAHPGFPIVAYNVPGRTGVDLLPETVQQLCDLPEVVAIKEATGSMPRALDILEKCGERMTLLSGDDFTVLPFIACGGKGVISVSSNVAPRMMADLVAQARAGNFAKARDIQLRMNNLHRLLFVESSPIPVKWALHLMGLFGPEVRLPLVQMTEPNASKLRDELRALGLLKG, from the coding sequence ATGAGGACCTTCGAAGGCTCCATGACGGCGCTGGCCACCCCGTTCCGCGACGGGGCGTTCGACGAGCAGGCCTACCGGGCCCTGGTGCGCTACCAGATTGAGGGCGGCACCAGCGTCCTCATCCCCATGGGCACCACGGGCGAGTCGGTGACGATGACGCCCGACGAGCGCGCCCGCGCGGTGAAAGTCGCGGTGGAGGAGTCGAAGGGGCGCGCGGCGGTGGTGGGTGGCGCCGGCTCCAACAGCACCGCCGAGGCGATTGAAGGCGTGAAGCGCGTGCGCGAGACGGGCGCGGACGGCACGCTCATCGTCACGCCGTACTACAACAAGCCCACGCAGGCGGGCCTGGTGGAGCACTTCCGCGCCATCGCGCGCGCGCACCCGGGCTTCCCGATTGTCGCCTACAACGTGCCGGGCCGCACCGGCGTGGACCTGCTGCCGGAGACGGTGCAGCAGCTGTGCGACCTCCCCGAGGTCGTGGCCATCAAGGAAGCCACCGGCAGCATGCCCCGCGCGCTCGACATCCTCGAGAAGTGCGGCGAGCGGATGACGCTCCTGTCCGGTGACGACTTCACGGTGCTGCCCTTCATCGCCTGCGGCGGCAAGGGCGTCATCTCCGTGTCCTCGAACGTGGCGCCGCGGATGATGGCGGACCTGGTGGCCCAGGCGCGCGCGGGGAACTTCGCGAAGGCCCGCGACATCCAGTTGCGGATGAACAACCTGCACCGGCTGCTCTTCGTGGAGTCCAGCCCGATTCCGGTGAAGTGGGCGCTGCACCTGATGGGCCTCTTCGGCCCGGAAGTGCGCCTGCCGCTGGTGCAGATGACGGAGCCCAACGCTTCAAAGCTGCGCGACGAGTTGCGCGCGCTGGGGCTGCTCAAGGGCTGA
- a CDS encoding TIGR04551 family protein, which translates to MSHALLAALLVASSTATAQTPVPDGSAPAPAATEAAPAAPASPSAEPPPAAAQGDSVTREDLDAAKQELREEIRAEAAKQSVDSGEWNEEFPEEKRKLEVFTLDGYFRLRPTLFYKFDLGKVPGQELFPRSPRSAGENTQSFATMRLRLEPVFNVSEQVSIKTEILGLDNVVLGSQPDNLYPGDQHNLFGVFSESQDSAVDMLEDSIKIRRAYGEVKTPVGILRFGRMGSQWGLGMLRNDGTCFDCDYGDTVDRIQFVTNPFEGWYVTPMFDFNSEGVVDGRGSQGEPVDLTQSDDSHSWVIAIARRDTDAVIRSKLNNNQSVLQYGLHFTYRTQNWEYDASTQNGIATGFIPRSASLYIPDLWLRYEERNWRLEFELAGTFGNIGNRALDAGNINDPTQNQSLRVAQFGGVAQGEVKVANNKLSLGLELGFASGDKAPGFGNYPARPGSGTNGFTEPGDSEGPQFRCGSGGCSDNAIRNFRFNRDYRVDLILWREIIGGITDAFYVRPSAKYTITEGFDLYARLIYSQTLYAESTPSFTSKALGVEANVGADYKTEDGFIAGVAYGILFPMSGLQEFDSTLRADLETPQTIRGWLGISF; encoded by the coding sequence ATGTCTCACGCCCTGCTGGCGGCGCTGCTCGTCGCTTCGTCCACGGCCACCGCGCAGACGCCGGTGCCCGACGGTAGCGCGCCCGCGCCCGCCGCCACCGAGGCCGCGCCCGCCGCGCCCGCTTCTCCCTCCGCCGAGCCGCCCCCCGCCGCCGCCCAGGGGGACTCCGTCACCCGCGAGGACCTGGACGCCGCCAAGCAGGAGCTGCGCGAGGAGATCCGCGCCGAGGCCGCCAAGCAGTCCGTCGACTCCGGCGAGTGGAACGAGGAGTTCCCCGAGGAGAAGCGCAAGCTGGAGGTCTTCACGCTCGACGGCTACTTCCGCCTGCGTCCCACGCTCTTCTACAAGTTCGACCTGGGCAAGGTGCCGGGCCAGGAGCTCTTCCCGCGCTCGCCGCGCAGCGCCGGGGAGAACACCCAGTCCTTCGCCACCATGCGCCTGCGCCTGGAGCCCGTCTTCAACGTCTCCGAGCAGGTGAGCATCAAGACGGAGATTCTCGGCCTGGACAACGTGGTGCTGGGCTCCCAGCCGGACAACCTCTACCCGGGTGACCAGCACAACCTCTTCGGAGTCTTCTCCGAGAGCCAGGACTCCGCCGTCGACATGCTGGAGGACTCCATCAAGATTCGCCGCGCCTATGGCGAGGTGAAGACGCCGGTGGGCATCCTGCGCTTCGGCCGCATGGGCAGCCAGTGGGGCCTGGGCATGCTGCGCAACGACGGCACCTGCTTCGACTGCGACTACGGCGACACGGTGGACCGCATCCAGTTCGTCACCAACCCCTTCGAGGGCTGGTACGTGACGCCCATGTTCGACTTCAACTCCGAGGGCGTCGTCGACGGGCGCGGCTCGCAGGGCGAGCCGGTGGACCTGACGCAGTCGGACGACAGCCACAGCTGGGTGATTGCCATCGCCCGCCGGGACACCGACGCGGTCATCCGCTCCAAGCTGAACAACAACCAGAGCGTGCTCCAGTACGGCCTGCACTTCACCTACCGCACGCAGAACTGGGAGTACGACGCCAGCACCCAGAATGGCATCGCCACGGGCTTCATCCCCCGCTCCGCTTCGCTCTACATCCCGGACCTGTGGCTGCGGTACGAGGAGCGCAACTGGCGGCTGGAGTTCGAGCTCGCCGGCACGTTCGGCAACATCGGCAACCGCGCCCTGGACGCGGGCAACATCAACGACCCCACGCAGAACCAGAGCCTGCGCGTCGCCCAGTTCGGCGGCGTGGCCCAGGGCGAGGTGAAGGTGGCCAACAACAAGCTGTCGCTCGGCCTGGAGCTGGGCTTCGCGTCGGGCGACAAGGCCCCCGGCTTCGGCAACTACCCGGCCCGCCCCGGCTCCGGCACCAACGGCTTCACCGAGCCGGGTGACTCGGAAGGCCCGCAGTTCCGCTGCGGCTCCGGCGGCTGCTCCGACAACGCCATCCGCAACTTCCGCTTCAACCGCGACTACCGCGTAGACCTCATCCTCTGGCGGGAAATCATCGGCGGCATCACCGACGCGTTCTACGTGCGCCCCTCCGCCAAGTACACGATTACGGAGGGCTTCGACCTGTACGCCCGCCTCATCTACTCGCAGACGCTCTACGCGGAGTCCACCCCGTCCTTCACCAGCAAGGCGCTGGGCGTGGAGGCCAACGTCGGTGCGGACTACAAGACCGAGGACGGCTTCATCGCGGGCGTGGCGTACGGCATCCTGTTCCCGATGAGCGGCCTGCAGGAGTTCGACTCCACGCTGCGCGCCGACCTGGAGACGCCGCAGACCATCCGCGGCTGGCTGGGCATCAGCTTCTAG
- the lysA gene encoding diaminopimelate decarboxylase, whose translation MNHFIWRKGVLHAEGVPLPAIAESVGTPTYVYSAATLTRHFRVVSEAFGATPHLICYSVKANSNLAILRLFAGLGGGFDIVSGGELARVKQAGGAAEKTVFAGVGKTQEEMEAALAAGILLFNVESAEELDALDAVGRRLGRRAPFALRVNPDVDARTHRYISTGLKTSKFGVPFEEAVALYTRAKKLKGVRAAGLDCHIGSQLTQASPMRAALTKVAGLYTELKAAGHPLAYLDVGGGLGITYTDETPPSPEEYARTVLDATKGTGAHLVLEPGRALVGNAGVLLTRVLYRKKTPAKHFVVVDAGMNDLIRPALYEAHHGFQPLVKRRGKAVEVDVVGPVCESTDVLARARSLVLPQAGELYAFMSAGAYGMSMASNYNSRPRPAEVMVDGEAWRVVRERERIEDLWRGERA comes from the coding sequence GTGAACCACTTCATCTGGCGCAAGGGCGTGCTGCACGCCGAGGGCGTGCCGCTGCCGGCCATCGCCGAGTCGGTGGGCACGCCCACCTACGTGTACTCCGCGGCCACGCTCACCCGGCACTTCCGGGTGGTGTCGGAGGCGTTCGGCGCCACGCCGCATCTCATCTGCTACTCGGTGAAGGCGAACTCCAACCTCGCCATCCTCCGGCTCTTCGCGGGGCTGGGCGGCGGGTTCGACATCGTCTCCGGCGGCGAGCTGGCCCGGGTGAAGCAGGCGGGCGGCGCGGCGGAGAAGACGGTGTTCGCCGGCGTGGGCAAGACGCAGGAGGAGATGGAGGCGGCGCTGGCCGCGGGCATCCTCCTCTTCAACGTGGAGAGCGCCGAGGAACTGGACGCCCTGGACGCGGTGGGCCGCCGCCTGGGCCGCCGCGCGCCCTTCGCGCTGCGCGTGAATCCGGACGTGGACGCGCGCACGCACCGCTACATCTCCACCGGGCTGAAGACGTCCAAGTTCGGCGTCCCCTTCGAGGAGGCGGTGGCCCTCTACACGCGCGCGAAGAAGCTGAAGGGCGTGCGCGCCGCCGGGCTGGACTGCCACATCGGCTCGCAGCTCACCCAGGCCTCGCCCATGCGCGCGGCCCTCACCAAGGTGGCCGGCCTCTACACGGAGCTGAAGGCGGCCGGGCACCCGCTGGCGTACCTGGACGTGGGCGGCGGCCTGGGGATTACGTACACGGACGAGACGCCTCCCTCTCCCGAGGAGTACGCGCGCACCGTCCTGGACGCGACGAAGGGCACCGGCGCGCACCTGGTGCTGGAGCCGGGCCGGGCGCTGGTGGGCAACGCGGGCGTGCTGCTCACCCGCGTGCTGTACCGGAAGAAGACGCCGGCCAAGCACTTCGTGGTGGTGGACGCGGGCATGAACGACCTCATCCGCCCGGCCCTCTACGAGGCGCACCACGGCTTCCAGCCCCTGGTGAAGCGGCGTGGGAAGGCGGTGGAGGTGGACGTCGTGGGGCCGGTGTGTGAGTCCACGGACGTGCTGGCCAGGGCCCGCTCCCTGGTCCTCCCCCAGGCGGGCGAGCTGTACGCCTTCATGAGTGCCGGGGCTTACGGGATGAGCATGGCTTCCAACTACAACTCCCGTCCCCGCCCGGCCGAAGTCATGGTGGACGGGGAGGCGTGGAGGGTGGTCCGCGAACGGGAGCGGATTGAGGACCTCTGGCGCGGTGAGCGGGCCTGA
- the fsa gene encoding fructose-6-phosphate aldolase, with amino-acid sequence MKFFIDTADVEEIRKAHAMGCVDGVTTNPSLLAKVGRPLEETIREICSIVDGPISAECVSLEADELVKEGRGLAKIHDNVVVKVPMGVEGMKAVKVFTAEGIRTNVTLCFSANQALLAAKAGATYISPFVGRLDDISQDGMELISNILEIYRNYDFTTQVLVASVRNPVHVLQAARMGADVATLPFSVIAQLAQHPLTDAGIKKFLADWEKVPKASKPQAGK; translated from the coding sequence ATGAAGTTCTTCATCGACACCGCCGACGTCGAGGAGATCCGCAAGGCCCATGCAATGGGCTGCGTGGACGGCGTCACCACCAACCCGTCGCTCCTCGCCAAGGTGGGGCGGCCCCTGGAGGAGACCATCCGGGAAATCTGCTCCATCGTGGACGGGCCCATCAGCGCCGAGTGCGTCTCGCTGGAGGCGGACGAGCTCGTGAAGGAAGGCCGCGGCCTCGCGAAGATTCACGACAACGTCGTCGTGAAGGTTCCCATGGGCGTGGAGGGCATGAAGGCCGTCAAGGTGTTCACCGCCGAGGGCATCCGCACCAACGTCACGCTCTGCTTCTCCGCCAACCAGGCCCTGCTGGCCGCCAAGGCGGGCGCCACGTACATCTCGCCCTTCGTGGGCCGGCTGGACGACATCTCCCAGGACGGCATGGAGCTCATCTCCAACATCCTGGAGATCTACCGGAACTACGACTTCACCACGCAGGTGCTGGTGGCCAGCGTGCGCAACCCCGTGCACGTCCTCCAGGCCGCCCGCATGGGCGCGGACGTGGCCACGCTGCCCTTCAGCGTCATCGCCCAGCTGGCCCAGCACCCGCTCACCGACGCGGGCATCAAGAAGTTCCTGGCCGACTGGGAGAAGGTTCCCAAGGCCTCCAAGCCCCAGGCGGGGAAGTAG
- a CDS encoding tetratricopeptide repeat protein produces the protein MNLSLALATAALLAAEPTNLPPGHPTVPPGTTASPARSPAAAPGASALPEGHPQVDGAQPGAAAPTGALPEGHPPMSGTGRAPPSADELLRQLDSTEGLRDREKTFEIASSLGRLYYVNGRNTDAVIYLLQAEARARPARDLFLAQRKKLGKAAVPSSAAAGCGFSAGTSVEDMTAAAQERAKKGDTAGAAACARAALAPVLDVEMMRANALFLSGDLDGALAAYAAVLEVEPTHEEALYSRSALLFETKGEDVAALKQARAGFDAMVAAHPDSQRAPMAKRMSTLAEETVKAGGRKKLLASRAEDRRIRLSQAAAAPADAPRPLSQEAIDAVQNTERTPELEQGLAKLVDEGEEHLSKGRYQEALANYTRVVPFQPENGRAKAGMAWALVGLGRPMAARVWGVAVQADPAAVEKLGDTLKSKGDEKGAKALWEKLAADAPNYPNKAALQAKLGQ, from the coding sequence ATGAACCTGTCCCTTGCCCTGGCCACCGCGGCGCTGCTTGCCGCCGAGCCGACGAATCTTCCCCCCGGTCACCCGACCGTCCCCCCGGGGACCACGGCGTCGCCCGCCCGCTCGCCCGCCGCCGCTCCTGGCGCCAGCGCCCTTCCCGAGGGGCACCCGCAGGTGGACGGCGCGCAGCCCGGCGCCGCGGCACCCACGGGGGCGCTGCCCGAGGGCCACCCGCCCATGTCGGGCACCGGCCGCGCGCCGCCGTCCGCGGACGAGCTGCTGCGCCAGCTCGACTCCACGGAGGGGCTGCGTGACAGGGAGAAGACCTTCGAAATCGCCTCGTCGCTGGGGCGGCTCTACTACGTGAACGGCCGCAACACGGACGCCGTCATCTATCTCTTGCAGGCGGAGGCGCGGGCGAGGCCGGCGCGGGATTTGTTTCTCGCGCAGCGCAAGAAGCTGGGCAAGGCGGCCGTCCCGTCATCGGCGGCCGCGGGCTGCGGCTTCTCGGCGGGCACGTCGGTGGAGGACATGACGGCGGCGGCGCAGGAGCGCGCGAAGAAGGGCGACACCGCGGGCGCGGCGGCCTGTGCGCGCGCGGCGCTGGCGCCGGTGCTGGACGTGGAGATGATGCGGGCGAACGCGCTCTTCCTCTCTGGTGATCTGGACGGCGCGCTGGCGGCGTACGCGGCGGTGCTGGAGGTGGAGCCCACGCACGAGGAGGCCCTGTACTCGCGCTCGGCGCTTTTGTTCGAGACGAAGGGCGAGGACGTGGCCGCGCTGAAGCAGGCGCGCGCGGGCTTCGACGCCATGGTGGCCGCGCACCCGGATTCGCAGCGGGCGCCCATGGCGAAGCGGATGAGCACGCTCGCGGAGGAGACGGTGAAGGCCGGCGGCCGGAAGAAGCTGCTCGCCTCGCGCGCGGAGGACCGGCGCATCCGGCTGTCGCAGGCGGCCGCGGCCCCCGCGGACGCGCCGCGCCCGCTGTCGCAGGAGGCCATCGACGCCGTGCAGAACACCGAGCGCACGCCGGAGCTGGAGCAGGGCCTGGCGAAGCTGGTGGACGAGGGCGAGGAGCACCTGTCCAAGGGCCGCTACCAGGAGGCGCTCGCCAACTACACGCGCGTGGTGCCCTTCCAGCCGGAGAACGGGCGCGCGAAGGCGGGCATGGCGTGGGCGCTGGTGGGCCTGGGCCGTCCCATGGCCGCGCGCGTGTGGGGCGTCGCCGTGCAGGCCGACCCGGCCGCGGTGGAGAAGCTGGGCGACACGCTCAAGAGCAAGGGCGACGAGAAGGGCGCGAAGGCGCTCTGGGAGAAGCTCGCCGCCGACGCTCCGAACTACCCCAACAAGGCGGCCTTGCAGGCCAAGCTGGGGCAGTAG